The Maylandia zebra isolate NMK-2024a linkage group LG4, Mzebra_GT3a, whole genome shotgun sequence genome segment ACAAGCAAAAGCTTACACTTCCTCATATGTGAAGTAAACCTGTTATCACGCTGGTCTCATTAAATCAGTTCTGCGGCAGTTCTGTTTTCTGATTTCTCAAAGCAAAGCGGGATTAACACTTTATCTTATTAGAAACAAATGATGAATAAAAGATAGATTCTTTGAATGTAATCACAAGTGTTTTTTGGCAAAGCTCTCAGTTCCCAAAGCGCCATGTTTACTATGCAGATTTCATTCAACTATGTCTGTTTCACTTCGCGGAAACACATCAAAACTAAGCTCTAACTGTCTTCACAGCTATCAGTGTCTTCATAACATGAACAAACAGGATTAGCATCAAGACAGATTCTTCTATTTAAACTAATCCAAAGGGAAAATttcctgactgatttttttataGCGAGGAAACTCTTTAAAAGCAGAAAGTGTGTTCATTGCATGCAATCTAATAACCTTTAGATTAAAGTAACTGCAGTGACAGTCAGCAATTTCTTAGCCATACAACACCAAAACAAGAGGAGCCGCTGACCTCAGAGACCGGAAGCTTGTGGGCCTCCGTTCGGTAGATCCCTATGGGAATGTCTCCAGTGGACGAGCATAGCTTCTGGTAGAGCCTGCCATAGTTGCGGATCCACAGGTCGTCTTCTGTGATTTTCATCTAGATGACAAACAACACAATAATCAGCATCATAAGCAGTTACAGTCCAAACACAGTTTGAGCTCCTTGTGTCGCTACTTACGGCACAGAGGAAACCTGATCCCGGCATGGAGTCTAAACCAAGCAGCAGCCTGGTGATGGAGATCATGTAGTCCTTCACAAATGACTGGCAGAACATTCAAACAAAAAGTCAGTAGATATAGATCACACTCGGCACACTCAGGAGAAGGATCTTTGTTATTCAGTAAGAGTTTGTCTGAGAAACCTGGTAGAGGAGAGTGtccagcatgctaacgctaaacACCTTCCCAGCAGCGAAGGGCAGGCGGAACATAAAGACCAGGTTAGACCCCTTCTCCCTTTCCTTCTGGAGAACAGACACACAGCATTTTTTGGATTACACAAGTCCCAAAGGCAATAAAACAACAGACTGTAATCACCACaatctttttaaaatctaaCTTCATTAAGCTGTTATGAAATCAAGCTTCCTTGACTTGAAGTTAGCGCTGACAAAGTGACATTCACTCTCATGGCCACATTAGACTTTCCTCTGCATCTGACTAGCATCTAATGTTGGATTAAACTCCCACCATGCAtagcaaaatcaaaacaaaccaaaaaaaaaaaaaagaggttggAAATCCACTAAAGGCCTTTTTCCAACTGTGAGCCGATGGCGTTCATGAGAAATGTAAATTTACCTCATCACACTGTTGTTTCTGTATTGAAATTCATTTTAAGACTTCAAGCAGTGACTAATTTACTGCTCTGTTGATTGATGTTATTGATGCCCAAGGGGGATTCATTAGCTTTCACGCAGAGAACAACATTATCAACAACAACagatattaaaaaaagcaaGATGTAATGGGTGAAAGGAACAAAAACCACAAGCTTACGATCAATCACACGTTTTACTCTGGGATCATTAGAGGAGCTGTGGCAAAAGAGCTCTGCAAAtcaatttattttgaaaggcacACTAAAGATTGGCTTTCACACTGCCAATTTTTTCCCCTTATGCTGTTTTTTCCCCATTATAAGGTCTGTATTGAAGGAAATGACAGTAAAAGAAAATATGGAGTTTTACCTTTTCCAGTTTGGACAGAGCTAAAGAGTAGTGGTCTTTGACTTTAAACTGCATGAAGCGCATGTTGGCCGGGTGCGTGAGCTCTGTGATGATGCTCAAACCTGGGAACAGCCTGACAGGGGTGGAAACGAGaaggacacacagagagagatatTAAAATTTGAAGCTAGTGTGTGAGATTGAAGAACAAGTTTGGGCAAAGCAGACCTGAACAGTGTTTGGACGTTGACGATGGTCTTTGCATCAGCCATATAGTCCTCCTCAGCAATCATGGAACTCTCCTTGTCAACCACCACCATGGTGTCGGCAAAAGTGATCCCACATCGCAGCAGACTGTCCAGACTGTGGAAAGAGAAGGAACGACGattaaaaagctaaaaataagaataaagaaataaagaaacaagcagATTTGGGTTGTCTTACTTGTCGATAGAGCCCACTGTATAGAACACCATGGGGAACCAGCAGATTGCCTCCAGGAAGTCTGCTTCGGGTCTAAACCaatcaaaacacaaatagaCTTGAGAGTCCCACCGGTAGAGATTTATACACACAATGATAAAGAGCTAACGTTCCCACAGTGACAGACCCCTCCTCACTCAGTCTTGAAAAATAAGGCACAACCAAACAGCCTGCAGATAAAGCTGAAAATAACAGCACTACACAGGAGTGACTCAGCTTTTTATTGCCTTTTTATTGGATTCCACTCTCATTTGGCCAACTGCGCTTGTGTACCAGCCACAAAACACGACACAGGATTGTGGAGAGCATTGTCCTGAAAGCATTCAGCGTTCCACAAATCATGTTCGCCGTGACCAGTTTTTCTCCTCCACTTGCTATTTACAGAGGGACTCATTCTGCCATCCTCTGCAACCTGTATATGAGACGCAGCTCACCACCATGCTGACTTTGAAGCCTGAGTTTCCAATAACAGCCAATGCATCACAAGAAATAATAGAGATGTTGCGCTCACATGCTCTCCAGCAGGAGCACAATAGGGTTGAGCTCCTTCCTCGGTCGGTAGTAGGCCCGCAGCGGCACAATGAAGTTGTACAGACCATTCCCTGCACTCTCCGCAGAGACAATAATCAGCTTGTTTTTGAAGCCGTAGGAGCGGGCATCCTCGAAAGGGATGTGGTGACAAGCCTAGAAAAGAGCAGTGATGGAGGATGATGGCTATGTCAGCGTAGAAAATAGAGAGAGCAAGCCATTTAAATTTCATACCTTGTCTAAGCGCAGGCAGCAGAAAGGCATCTTTTCTTGCAGGAGGTGGCACAGTGCAGGCGAGCTGCCGATGTATGGCGAGTTAAGCGGGTATCCCTTCACCCACCTGCAGCACAAGCCCACATTTATCTCTGAACTTACCCACTTCCACATGTTCCCACATTAAATCACTCTACTCACTCGCAGTGTTGACCCCACCAGTGGGCTCTCTCATCTTTGTCACTGTCCTCCTTgccttcttctcctccttcgTCCTCGGACTGGTCTCCCAGAAGGTCAAAGGTGGGGTTGTTGACGCCGTCGACTAGCTCCAGGACAGGGGCGATGCTGTGTCGCCTCTCCTCTGTGGAGTCTCCCATGGCGGGAAGAGCCAAGGTGTTGGCACCCCCGGTCTCTGTTCTGGAGCTGCTTCTGCTTCCTCTCCCACTGCCAGGTCCTGCGCTTCCTGCATCCTGGCCTTCTGGACTGCTGTCACTGGAGTCCTGCAAGTCGATGGCAACTGtgcctaaaacacacacacacagaggatctAAGCATGGATTCAGgtgtagatcagcagttttccTCATTGTCCACTAGGTGGTGTGTTTGTAAAACCACAGTTTTCTGGCATCATTGCTCTTGTCAAGTGTGATTTACTCCATAATAAAATAGATGGTAATTCCTCTTCAAATGCTATGAATGTTTGTTTTAATCTCTTGGATAAATTTCAAATTTGAGAGTGCATAATTCTGGCAGCTGTGACTGAGCTACTCTCTAAGACAGTTTAATAACAGGTTTGCATTTTTGACCAACACAGAAACTGCAAGCAGAAGGTCAGTGTGTAAATGTTACACAGTCTTTGTGCGGCGCCCATCTGACTGACCCATGCTGGCGATGATACTGTGGACTGGCAGGCGGGTGAGTCCATGGTAGATGCTTTGGTGCACTCCCCTGGCATTTCCTCCTGTGCCACCCCACGATGGCTCCCTTTGGCCCCTGACAAATGCTGAGTTCTCCTCTTTGGAGATATTGATGTAAAAGCAAGTGTCAGAGGCTCCCATGATGTGGCACGGACCAGGGTTTAACAGGATATTGGTTGTGTCCAGCCTACGTACTCCGATTAAGCACACCCCATACCTGCAGCCAAACAGACAAGATCAGCTCTGAATTGTGCAACGTCATGTGCTTTAAAAGCTTTTGCAGATCATTGCTTACTTTTTGTGAGCGTGAAAGGAGGCAAAAGTGAAACTCTTCCCCTGGTATTCCCCAAAGAATTTGCTCTCTTCCAGACGGATGTGATGCACCTCATTGGCCGAGCACCGTCGGTAGGTGCGGTGCCATTGGTCCGCCGAGCATGCACCGCCCTCCCTGCGAGGAAACATTTGGCCATGTGGGGAAAGACTGACCTTTAAAACATGTTACACAAAACATCCAGCTCTTCCATCAAGGCTGAGGAGGTAACATCTTATATCTCTGTCAGAGCCGCTGATCAAGAGCACAGCGATGCACGCATGGACACCCAGGCTGTCTGAACAATAGGTCCCAGATGAACACATTCGCACAGTTAGGAGGACAGCAGTTTACACAGGGGGATACGGCTTAAGACGCGGAGGCTAAAGAGGTGATAACAGGAAGCAGGGGTGTGGGGGCAGTGTGAATGTGGGAGGCTTGCAACAAAGACCGTATTACATAAAAAAGTGTTATAGcaaatttacagtttacagGAACTAAGTGCAAGGcagcggaggaggaggacaaaTCCTCGTCATGTCGCATTGTTGCAAATGGCATCACATCCAGATATAGATGCAAACTTATGAAACACCCTGCTTTCGCATGTTGAACCATTTTGCTGAACTGTTAAATGTTTTCTGCCTTTTTGCAATTGAAAAATATGTTTATTGCACTCACTTGTGTGAGCAACATTTGAATAAGCTTTAAATAAGAAGCTGCTGGTGTAATGTGTTAGCTATTTAtctgacatttttcatttaattcattagttcgtgtttttgttttgaaagaaaTGCTAAAAACATATAGCCTAGCCACAAATCTGCACATATTTAATGGTGTTACAGCTAATTGAAATATTTGAACACAACATCTGTGAAAATtcgcaattaaaaaaaaatatttgtaccCCACTCAAGTGTAGCGTTTCCCCTTGAGATGATCGATATAATTGTGGTAATTTTGCCTCTGCACACCACCATGATGGATTCCTAATGaaacaatcaagatgtgattgaagtccagatttttagctttaattcaaagggcttttgcaaaacaaaatgcaacactgttCAGtatttacagccatttttatacaccTGCATACAATTTCAGATGCTCAAAATTAATTAATTGGACAACTGCATGCTTTTCAGGTATTTTGCATTAAAACTGAAGGCAAAAAGACctacaaacaagcagcaactgaaggTGGCTGCAGTAAAGGTCTAGCAGAGCATCTCAAAGGGTGAAACAGCATTTGGTGATATCCAGGGGTTTTAGAGTCTTTGACTGCAAAGGATTTTCAcccaaacattaaaaaagcCTTATATCTAAAATATGTCATTTTGTCCAATTAATTTTGAGCCttggaaaaatggaaaattcctaaaaaaaaaacccccaaacaaacaatCCAGATGTTTGTAAAATgtcttgaattaaagctgacagCTTGTACGGAGGCAAAACTATGAAAAACTTAAGAGCAAAAACATTCCACTTCATGCGTAACCatgtaaacaaacactgtttcATACCTCACGTTTCCCTTGCAAACAATGGAAGTTAGCGCTATCTGCAGCACAGTATGCAAACTGTGGAAGTTGACAGAGAATTTGGGATAACCTTGAGCACAAacgtgggaaaaaaaaaactacctgTTGAGGGCTTGAAAGGCTCCTACACGTTGCTTGAAGGCCTCTTGGTGCGCCGTTCTTGAAAAATAAAGATGAGTGACAGTGAAGAGACGCGACGCAGCCGAGTTTGACTGCTTACTGCATTTTTGAATTTCGAGACTGCAACAGCGTACTGTGGACAGTTAAATCGAAAGAACGATAGGAAGAGAGAAAACAAGTGAACTCACTGTCCTCTAGAGGAGTGGATCAATAGAGTGATGAGAGTTGAGGTACCAGGGCACACACAGTTTAAAGCCAGCATGGCATACTTAAACTCTTCTTCACATACCACATGGTCTGTAAGCACAAAAAAGAGAACAGGGACAAAGGATGCATCTGCAAATCgcattgttatttttaaaagttgaTCTTCTTCTTTTGCCTGCTCCATCTGACCCTATCGCTTTCTTCTGTCATCTCctttgtggtcttcctcttttcctccagcTTGGCAGCTTCACATTCATCATCATCTATTCAGTATGTCatctatccctcctctgcacatgcccTAACCATCTTCTCCTCCATCTTCTACCAGCATGTAACATAGCAGCAAAACACTCAGTGACGCCTCGTGCCTGGTGGACAAGGGTATTATCTGCTTGGAAGATAAAAGTGATTGCTCACAACagcttcttttattgatttgcAGTGACCCTTACCTCCAAATGTGGACCACAACAGCACAAACTCTCACTTCAGGAGTCAAAGGTTGAACTTTTTCCTTTAATTGGTCAAATGTCTATAAATCGATGGATCCGGGTCAAAGATTAATAATCAGACCAACGTATTAAATAGGaatattttcatttgaattATGCAGTTTTTCTTAATTAACCTTTTTCCCACCACATGTGCACACAGTCCAAACCCAGTGCTTggaaaatatgttttgtttatccAACTAACACTTCAAAACTCAACGATATTCATCAGACAATTACatgaaacacaaacaacacatttaGGCATTTAAGGAGCTGCAAGCAGCAACTTTGCAGCATTTTTTCTTTGCATGCAACACATTCattcaaattattattaattttttgctAACCAGAAATAGTTTAGTTTGATGTTCATTTAATTATCTGCTCAAAACActaaaaaagaacatttaaataaatatggaAGCTACTCAGGAGTTTCACTGAACTTTGTGCTAAATAAATATTCCCAAAGAAAACTGTtggttttatttactttacCTCTCCTTTAAACACGCAAAATGTAGCGTGCATTTTACATATTAGACTGTTATTGTGGCTCTATCCTTAACATTAAAGGACACGAGCGCACAATCAAATGTCACTATCTCACATTGGAATATGTCTAAATGTCACCTGACGTTTGTCACCGTCCCCGTTGACTCAGATGGGATCAATTTTATGTCGCTGCTcggttttttctgtttgttttgggggttttttgggtgGGGGTGAGACCTGGCAACAGGCCGGTGATTCAGTGTCAACCCCACTGAGCCACCTTCCACTCACGTCATTGAGCACTTAACGTAGTGCTGCCTGGGTGCCAAGCGAGCCAAACTGAGCAAACGCAGATGACGGTGCCTCGTTTACCTGTTGCTGCTCAGCATCCTCTTTGAAAGAAAAACCAACAGAGCGATTAATGTTTTTTGTAAGCCAATCAGAGCATCCATTTCTCCTGCTGTGTAATTCTTGATTGCATTATCGACAGTGGTGAGCACACGGGCATGTTAAGGTCCTAAAGTACAATTTGTGCACTGTATCATTGAATAACCGGTGAGAAATGTCAGATCCCGACTCAACTCAGCCGCTACTGTGAGAAACAGGAGGCCAGCTATGATGTAAACGCAGCTTGTGATAAAGTAGcagactttgtgtttgtgtgtatgtgtgtgccagAGGCTGAGCAGGTGAGAGACGTAACAATTGAAACTGCTGATTGTGAATATTCTGCTAGAGAAGTAGTGTTCTTTCGGCTCAACACATCATGATGCAgctcacaaacaaacacactgtaggATCTTGCTATTCTGCCTGTGAAGTCCTTTCAAAGCAGAAGGTTTTATAGAGCAACAAGCATCTGAAGCCTCCTgagcacaaagacaaaaacactgaTGTTGTTTCTACAGAGGAACAGTATTCATTATTGTTAGACATGCAttcctccctctttctctctctgagtctctcacacacacacatttccccAGCTCCCAGTGCACGGACGTGGTTGCCATGCATCAAACTGAATCTTATTTTTCCAATATTTAATTTCCAGTGTCCTTCTCGCACCTTTCCTCAACACCGCCCCTTCGCTTCCAGTTTTCTACCCTCAAGCACGGCCCTCCTTGCTGCCCTCTCTCCTTCAGGTGCCTAGACCCAGACCAGGAGTGAAACCAATTACTGACACTAGAACAccgcacatgcacaaacacacataaggACACACTTTTTGCTTCCTGTCATGCTGACTTTGAAGGTCTTGGTTTTCTATTACAGAGAGGCATTAAAGGTGTAATCCTGTTTGTGCAAATGTGCATATCTGTATGTAAATGTGGCTATTGGCTCTCCCTGCAAGAGTGCAATTACAACCTGACCACAGGTCGGCCGGCGAAGCTAATTAAATCAGTCGGCCTTTATTGCTTGTACAAGTCAGCTGCTATCAACACCATGCGGCTACAATAAGTTGTGCTAATTAGGGAAACTGGTTAttgtcattaaaaacaaaaacctggaCAGTCTGGATccaattttttattattattattcagataCCTCAGGGGTTTCCTGGCCTGCTCCAGCATCATACCCACAGATCTATAATGAACCTTGAGCTGTTTTTAATTCACTTTTGCAAATCAAATTAAATCTTGTATCTCTTGCTCATTAATGCCTCCCACACTATTGCTTAGTGAGTCTATTCTAAGTAGTGTCAAAACAGAGCATCTGTACTTACAGTAATGCGCATGTGACAGCATGCTATTTGCTCTCTGAGTCTATCTACCAGGCCTTGAGGATTCGAGGACGTTAAACTCGATTTATTTTGAAGAGCCGTACCTTGTATACGGCTAAAGTCCTACTCAGAACTCAAGAATTTTGTATTCAGCACTAAATATTTGATACAATACTCACATCACCCAGTACTAAATCAATACTTTGAAATGATTAAGGAGGATTTTTAAACTGGATTTATGTGAAATAACACTTCAAAGCAAGTCATAGATTTTACAGCAGCTAAACTCTCAGCACGGGAACGGGAGATTCACACTGCTTAGCTCATGAATTTATCTTTTTGCTTATAAAAAAGGCCAACAAGGTCTGCCTGTGCCAGTGTGGAGTTGAACCTGCGCTGCAGGAGAATTGCCTGTGGTAAGAGCTCTTCTGCCAGGTTAGCTTAACAGCAGACCTCATCAAATGAAGGGGATTTTCTTTGCCAAGGTAGCAAAGTAAAACATTAATCATTGATAGAGACAGCTGGGATGAGGGCGGTAAGCTAGAATTGAGTCTGACTTTCTCCAGGGCTGTAGGCAGAGAGATGTGTGAGATAGGAAAGGGTGAGCTAGCGACCGAGTGAGATAGAAACAGtgggagagagaatgagagagagagtttgGGTCCTCTTCTTTCACTCACAGATGATTGACTGGCGTCTTCTGTTGAGCCGGAGAAGAAGGGAAGCTCTCCAAAAGGCAATGTAAAAACTCACAGAAACCCTCAGAAGGCTTAAAGCCAAGCTGTGCCAATCTGTCCGGCACTTCTTTAGAGCAGGAAAGGACAGagagctctgctgctgctgcagcccgCTGATAGAAAAAGGATCCAGATTTAGCACGACAGTTGTTGACGCACACTCGAAAATTGTGGTGAACTTTCCAAAATGAGCATAATGTTCTCTGCGGAAGCAAAGTAAAAATGCTTACCTAATCGTCTGTCTTTTTAGACAGCTACGCATCATCACCGGTGACAAAGCaattccagtcacattattggGCAAAATCAACTGTCAAATTGGACCaagagaacacacacagacgatgaatataaaaaaaaacctgaacacTTGAACCCCACAGCGAGGGGGCGTGAGGTGGTGGTGAGCGGAATGACAGTGCCAGCATCCACAGAGCGTGAGGGGTCTCTGAATAGCTACCATATGCTATGACCTCGGGGTGACGGTGGCTCAGGAAGTAAAGCAGGTCATGTACTAACTGGAAGGTCGGTGGTTTAATCCCTAACTGCTCCCAGTCTGCaagccaaagtaaaaataaacagtgtgtgtgactgagacgtgttgtataaagtgctttgagtactcaaTTAGAGTAAGAAAAGCTCTTTATCAGAAGCAGTCCATTTGCCTTTACCAGACATCAACCCGTGGGAGATGTTTTAGACGTCCACTAAATGAGGGAATACCATTTTGGAAGAATGCTCTTTCATCCATTAGAGCTCTAGAGAGACTTGTAGAGTCAATGCCATCAGGTACCATTTCATTATTTCCTGCATCCTGGTGTGATCAAATAATAGTAGCTGCATTCAAATGACCAATAATTTGATTTCACACTCACTGCCCACCTGCAAATTTGACATGGAACTTGTTCTCTGGCTTGAGAATCTGGACGTAAAGGGGGCAGTTTGGAGCGAAGTCTTTCACCGCCCATGCTCGAAGGATGGTCTGGTGATCCTGAGAAAATTAGAAACAGAGAGTAGTGAGATAAATGgagtggcagagagagagagcgtgagAGTGcaacagagggagaaaaagagaaagaaacccATCATTAGCTCGGCTATAATAATCCCCTTAAAGCACTGATTGCATGCAGCAACTGAATGGTCCGTGCAACATCTCAGAGTAATAAAATACTGA includes the following:
- the kcnt2b gene encoding potassium channel subfamily T member 2 isoform X1, giving the protein MVELEKEVLPLPPRYRFRDLLLGDWQSDDRVQVEFYVNENTFKERLKLFFIKNQRSSLRVRMFNFSLKVLSCLLYIVRVLLDNPQEQRQDCVSGVNCTKQNTSSRPWSEFDWKLIIWVDRPLPLWALQVLVAFISFSETMLLVYLSYKGNVWEQVLRVPFILEMISAVPFMITVILPSFRNLFIPVFLNCWLAKHALENMINDLHRAIQRTHSAMFNQVVILISTLVCLMFTCICGIQHLERAGNNLTLFDSLYFCVVTFSTVGFGDVTPQIWPSQLLVVIMIFVALIVLPIQFEQLAFLWMERQKSGGNYSRYRAQTEKHVVLCVSCLKIDLLMDFLNEFFAHPRLQDYYVVILCPAEMDVQVRRILHVPLWAQRVIYLQGSALKDQDLMRAKMDDAEACFILSNRFEVDRIAADHQTILRAWAVKDFAPNCPLYVQILKPENKFHVKFADHVVCEEEFKYAMLALNCVCPGTSTLITLLIHSSRGQTAHQEAFKQRVGAFQALNREGGACSADQWHRTYRRCSANEVHHIRLEESKFFGEYQGKSFTFASFHAHKKYGVCLIGVRRLDTTNILLNPGPCHIMGASDTCFYINISKEENSAFVRGQREPSWGGTGGNARGVHQSIYHGLTRLPVHSIIASMGTVAIDLQDSSDSSPEGQDAGSAGPGSGRGSRSSSRTETGGANTLALPAMGDSTEERRHSIAPVLELVDGVNNPTFDLLGDQSEDEGGEEGKEDSDKDERAHWWGQHCEWVKGYPLNSPYIGSSPALCHLLQEKMPFCCLRLDKACHHIPFEDARSYGFKNKLIIVSAESAGNGLYNFIVPLRAYYRPRKELNPIVLLLESIPEADFLEAICWFPMVFYTVGSIDNLDSLLRCGITFADTMVVVDKESSMIAEEDYMADAKTIVNVQTLFRLFPGLSIITELTHPANMRFMQFKVKDHYSLALSKLEKKEREKGSNLVFMFRLPFAAGKVFSVSMLDTLLYQSFVKDYMISITRLLLGLDSMPGSGFLCAMKITEDDLWIRNYGRLYQKLCSSTGDIPIGIYRTEAHKLPVSESQVSITVEDYEDTREPREPLLSRTSVHRNSTSSEPISTSSHSSDHPLLRRKSMQWARRLSRKGGRSSSGSKGGPGSAAERISQQRLTLFRRSERQELNALVRTRMKHLGLSPSGFNGMTDQGNRLSYILINPPPDTRLELHDVVYLIRPDPLSLVPNQGSSRKCSTGLSESHRFDTQDSTHL
- the kcnt2b gene encoding potassium channel subfamily T member 2 isoform X2; protein product: MVELEKEVLPLPPRYRFRDLLLGDWQSDDRVQVEFYVNENTFKERLKLFFIKNQRSSLRVRMFNFSLKVLSCLLYIVRVLLDNPQEQRQDCVSGVNCTKQNTSSRPWSEFDWKLIIWVDRPLPLWALQVLVAFISFSETMLLVYLSYKGNVWEQVLRVPFILEMISAVPFMITVILPSFRNLFIPVFLNCWLAKHALENMINDLHRAIQRTHSAMFNQVVILISTLVCLMFTCICGIQHLERAGNNLTLFDSLYFCVVTFSTVGFGDVTPQIWPSQLLVVIMIFVALIVLPIQFEQLAFLWMERQKSGGNYSRYRAQTEKHVVLCVSCLKIDLLMDFLNEFFAHPRLQDYYVVILCPAEMDVQVRRILHVPLWAQRVIYLQGSALKDQDLMRAKMDDAEACFILSNRFEVDRIAADHQTILRAWAVKDFAPNCPLYVQILKPENKFHVKFADHVVCEEEFKYAMLALNCVCPGTSTLITLLIHSSRGQTAHQEAFKQRVGAFQALNREGGACSADQWHRTYRRCSANEVHHIRLEESKFFGEYQGKSFTFASFHAHKKYGVCLIGVRRLDTTNILLNPGPCHIMGASDTCFYINISKEENSAFVRGQREPSWGGTGGNARGVHQSIYHGLTRLPVHSIIASMGTVAIDLQDSSDSSPEGQDAGSAGPGSGRGSRSSSRTETGGANTLALPAMGDSTEERRHSIAPVLELVDGVNNPTFDLLGDQSEDEGGEEGKEDSDKDERAHWWGQHCEWVKGYPLNSPYIGSSPALCHLLQEKMPFCCLRLDKACHHIPFEDARSYGFKNKLIIVSAESAGNGLYNFIVPLRAYYRPRKELNPIVLLLESIPEADFLEAICWFPMVFYTVGSIDNLDSLLRCGITFADTMVVVDKESSMIAEEDYMADAKTIVNVQTLFRLFPGLSIITELTHPANMRFMQFKVKDHYSLALSKLEKEREKGSNLVFMFRLPFAAGKVFSVSMLDTLLYQSFVKDYMISITRLLLGLDSMPGSGFLCAMKITEDDLWIRNYGRLYQKLCSSTGDIPIGIYRTEAHKLPVSESQVSITVEDYEDTREPREPLLSRTSVHRNSTSSEPISTSSHSSDHPLLRRKSMQWARRLSRKGGRSSSGSKGGPGSAAERISQQRLTLFRRSERQELNALVRTRMKHLGLSPSGFNGMTDQGNRLSYILINPPPDTRLELHDVVYLIRPDPLSLVPNQGSSRKCSTGLSESHRFDTQDSTHL